Below is a genomic region from Gadus macrocephalus chromosome 14, ASM3116895v1.
GATCTCTGTAGCCTTAAAGGTAGCATCTACATGATAGAATGTATTTTAGAGCACATTAGAAACTAACACATAGAAACTGCGTGTGTTGGTTACCTTCAACATagacaaattaaattaataatagCTAACCCCAACTCATCATTTAACTTTCCTAACATTTTCCTTTCCTAACAGTAGCAACGATCGCACAAGACAAAATGCATGAAAAGGGCCTGCAAAAAATCCAAGCTTTGCACGCTTCACCATCCATATTTTCAACATCAGTGACGAAGCTAATACTAATGCCAGCTAATGCTGTGAAACAGAACTGGGGCTGAaggttttttatcaaatgttcTTTGAGAAATGTTAAGGGCTCTAAAGGAAACTCACCTGTATTTCATCCCAAACGTCTCCATTAGGTATGCAATCACTAAGGCAGCACTGGAAAGGTCAGATATAACAACTTTATAAATCCACTGCGCTGTTGATACATTTCAGCTAAGAAGCAATGTATCCCATACATTAATGTTCCACAATTCATTAGGCTTTTTTGGAATAAACAGTGTCAATCTAGTCATGTATCATGTACCAGACACTGGTACCAAAAACAGCCTTCTTGTTCAAGTTATCTGTTGTGGTGTTTCCACACAAACAAccaggagatgacaggagaagGAAGGCAGGGAACTTTACCTTCTGGATATCCCTGCGTTACCATGAACTAGTACTTTTCCTGTGGAGAACACCAAAAGTATTGACTTAACTGTGTACCAGTATTAAGTATCCTCATAATAGTAATTTGATTTTTTAGTTTTCTGAACATTGTTGCATCATTACCTCCAGTATCTATAGAGCTATCGATAAATTCTTTAGTCTGTTGAGGACAGAATCAAATGAAAAGTTGTACATCAGTTATTAAAACAATTTGTTGTATTCTACAGCTATGTGGATACCAGTAAACAAGTCAAACAACTCACCATAGGGAAAAATCGTATTATATTTTCCACTGGATTGTCAGCAATATCTAAGACAAGGTATCTGAAAAAAAAGGAATGcaatattatacattatattatattatatatatgtctaATATTGATTTGCATTAAACAAACAAGACCTACACAATGCATCAATGCTTAAAGCTTAATAAAAGAATGACTAATTTTCTTGATATGATCTTACCTAAATGTGTGTTGAAAATTAGGCTTAATAAAATTGGCTTCGATATCTTGGCGGACACATACAACATGTGTTACACCTTGACTCTCCAGATTTGGCAGCTGGAAATataggagggaggaaggagatgaCATGAGGCTGAACACTTAAGGACAATAATATATGGTTGTGTTGGTAATTCTTGTGTAACGTTCGGAAAGGTATACGTGTTTTTTGTAATTGTGCCAAATATTTGTACCTTGCTTTTCATTGCAGCAGAGTAGGGTCCTAAAAATAAGCCTGGGAGTATCTCCTGTAAATGAAACAACGTTAGCAAAATGTACTATCAACATTATTATACGTGGGATTCGTTAGTATAATTCACTAACTTGGGATTGTGTTCAGTAATTAAAGATCAAACATCTGAATAACCACGTTTGCTAATATAACGTAAGCCACAATACCAATACCAATACCAACGACTCGTTAGtaaataaacagaaaataaatagtGGGACCAATATCATTTGCCATGCAAAGATTTGCGATTGACAGTATTTAATGCAAGCAAGAATGAGTTCAACAGGACTTGGGAAGTACCTGCATCTCCCGCCTCATGGGGTAGGCCCAGTCCTGCAAGTGTGGAACATGGGATGGGGGTGAGAAATATTTCAGTTAGTGATTTTCATGGAGGGTGTGTGTCGATATGCTATGTGGCTAATGTCTGCAGGCTACAACATTAGCATGCTATAGACTAGACACAAATCTCAAACCTCGCTAAATGCATCTCATCTCAATTTTAGAAAACATCAAAACATTCCCAGGAATGGTAGGCGTTCAGCATCAACTTATTGTCATACGGCTACACTTGCAGGGAGCTAACATTAGCAACAGACACAGGGCAGTCCCCCATCATGCTATAGCTCCTGTCCACCCACTAGGATGTCCTCTTTGGACGACGGGAGAGACGGGAACCGAagcttgttctcctcctccatcctggaGCTTGTTCGGGCGCCGGCGGCC
It encodes:
- the styx gene encoding serine/threonine/tyrosine-interacting protein — its product is MEEENKLRFPSLPSSKEDILDWAYPMRREMQEILPGLFLGPYSAAMKSKLPNLESQGVTHVVCVRQDIEANFIKPNFQHTFRYLVLDIADNPVENIIRFFPMTKEFIDSSIDTGGKVLVHGNAGISRSAALVIAYLMETFGMKYRDAFSHVQERRFCINPNVGFVHQLQEYEAIYLAKLTIKMMSPMQLGRSFSVVQGGRKRSLEEDEDLGSMQVTAAQNG